The following proteins are co-located in the Aquarana catesbeiana isolate 2022-GZ linkage group LG02, ASM4218655v1, whole genome shotgun sequence genome:
- the LOC141127855 gene encoding lysozyme g-like, with translation MSRESRAGNALDTNHEGDNGNAFGLMQIDKRWHTPRGAWDSEEHILQATEILISMFEAIKKKFPSWSRSQVMKGALAAYNTGPDNVKSFDAVDSNTTGKDYSNDCIAWAKFYKRNGY, from the exons ATGTCTCGTGAATCACGTGCTGGAAATGCTTTGGACACCAATCATGAGGGTGATAATGGCAATGCTTTTGGCCTAATGCAG ATCGACAAAAGGTGGCATACTCCACGAGGAGCATGGGACAGTGAAGAGCATATTTTACAGGCCACAGAAATACTGATTTCCATGTTTGAAGCaatcaagaaaaaatttccaagCTGGTCAAGGAGCCAGGTTATGAAAG GTGCTTTAGCAGCATACAACACGGGTCCAGACAACGTCAAGAGTTTTGATGCAGTTGACAGTAATACAACTGGGAAGGACTACTCGAATGATTGTATTGCGTGGGCAAAGTTTTACAAAAGAAATGGATACTAA